In the genome of Peromyscus eremicus chromosome 1, PerEre_H2_v1, whole genome shotgun sequence, the window AGACTATCCATTATAGAATTAgaattagaaaaacaattagctttatgtTCTCACTTATAACTCATGTCACTGGATACCTTGAAACTATAATTGGTGTCAGAGTTGGGATTTTATGTTTGATATATAATACCTTATAGCTCAGAGGTATGTGAAAGCTGCCTGAAGATTAATCATCATGTATTTCTCTACAACCATCcatgaagatggagaagaaaagagacttTTAATACTTGTTAAGAGTTTAGTATTAGGGGGCCTGGGGATGGGGCATTGAGCAGAAGCTTTCTCCTTCAAATTGAAAATTTTCCCTCttgcagagaggaaggagggaagctcGTAAAGACTCAGACGGTAGACAAAACAGACAAGACCAAGAAGTAAACCAAACTAACAAGTTCAGGAAGTGCTTGATACTAAGTCTCCTCCTCAAGGTTAGAAAATCAGTGAAAAATTGTTGAGAAGGAGATCCAGTCCTGCTAGGTAAGTTTCCTGATCAGGGCGCTCTAGGGATGTAGCTTTTGAGAGTGGCCACCTTTGCTCATGATATGTCTCCCCTTAAATCACTCATGCCCTTTTAAGTGACCCCAGTAAATTTACAGGTTGACTAAGCTAGACTTGAGAGTCGTCCTTCTTTGTCATCAGTGTGTTATCTGGGATAATGGACATTTATTCACATCTTCCCAGGAAGTCACACAACGGTGGCACTGGCACTGTACTCCAGTTAAATCTCTACTGCTTATTAGTTTAGTTACTgctttagttactgttctgttgctgtgaagagacagcatgaccaacgcaacttagaaaagaaagaatttactTGGGgatttgtttacagtttcagagggggagtccatgaccatcatggtggggagcaggcaggcaggtctgAGGCTAaagcagcagttaagagcttatATTTGATCCattgagcaggaagcagagggtgagaTTGGGTctggagtgggcttttgaaacttcaaaggccactcccagtgacacctctcttccaacaaggccatgcctcctgatccttcccactACAGTTCCAATAACTAAggaccaagctttcaaatataGAAGTCtatgggggggtgggtggggttgaACACTCTCATTTAAAAATCACAGAAGCTGCCTATAGGTAGCAATTTTCTTTTCTAAGCTACAGTGTCCATTAGTAAAACAATGTGTTTATGATTGTTTAGAATTCTGTAAAGGTTACATGTAGTGGTGCTCAAGTGACTGATACTTAGCAAGAAAGTGAAAAGAATACCTTATATTAAACTaagtaagagaaaaggaagaaaaaaaatctatgttttgAAATGATCAAATACTTTGTAATAATGGGTCAACCAATATAATTGGTCAGTTCTTATATATCCACTTTGTTGTAGATAGCACAGACCCTGGAATGATTAAACTTGGCTCCAGACTGAATTAGCTTGAAAATGGTGCATTGTCCAAGAAGGAAATTTTATCCTGTCCTATGTACCTTCTACAGTCTGGGCCAGAAAGACAGGGCTAGGAATAGTGCAGGGAAGCCGCAAATGCAACCAGTCAAATGGAAATGGTCCTTCCCTATGTACAGCACTGTGTATTAGGGTTGTTGGCTCAGTGGCCAAAGGGTCCTCCTTTCCAAATCTTTTCATTGGTCTTGGCAGGAAAACAATGTGCCTTCTTGCATTTACCATCCTGACTACTTTCTAGATCTGAAAACTGGCTCTAAGGAGAACTTCTTCACAAATGTACTCCATTCAGTTTGGAAATTTGATTCATACTGAGGCCTCTTCTCATTGACGAGGCCCCAACCCAACCACTCACTGTCCATGTTTTAGTGTGATATGAGGACAATGGTgattatgaataaaaaaaataaataaatgagaatatcAGCATCCAGAATCTAGAAAACCCTCAGTAAATATTATAACATACAGCTGCCACTGCCTGGGGCGATGTCACATTCTTAAGCAATACATTGTCCTTTAATATGATAATGCATGACACAGCTTATAATATGAGAAACCTCACATCATTTCCTATTCCTAGGAAGACAAATGTGATGCCAATTTTCATATTTAGTAAAATGCTATGGGTTATATGACCTTTGTTCTTACTTCTGCAGATTGTCAAATCTAATAGTTCTAGTTTTCATAGCAGCGTAATGATTACCCAGCAGCTGTCCTTTTTTTCTGACAATGTGGAATACAAATGAAGACAATGTATGAGCAGGAAGAACATgaaaaataacagaagaaaatggaaatattaaatataagagaaagaaagagtagcAAAATGCTTGCATGTTTCTACATAGCAAGAATTGCTGAGGTACTGCTATTGCCAATGATGTTGAATTCAGAGCTATAAgtagacatggtactagagaaggaaaggaagatgctGGCTATGCCCAGCGATGCCAGCAAGATAGATgatgaatgtggtggtttgaaagaaaacgcccccttaaagggagtggcactattaggaggtgtggttttgtagGAGTAGGTATGGCATTGtcggagaaagtatgtcactgtggaggcaggctttgaggtcttatatatgctcaagtcactcCCAGTGtcacagatcacttcctgttgcctatggggtcaagaagtagctccttctccactctcagctccttctccagcaccatgtctgcctgcatgccaccatgtcccgccatgataatggactaagcctctgacactgtaagccactcagttaaatgttttcctttctaagaattgctgtggccatggtgtttcttGACAGTGATAGAAACTCTAAGTAAGAAAAATGTGGGACCCAACAGTGTGAATGAACAGAAGAATTTGTAGGACCTGGGCATGATTGGAGCTCTGAGACACACAGGTATCCACCTGGAGGAAGACAGAGGGGATTGCAGAGAGGAGGTGTTTGTTGTCTAGCATGCAAGTGgccccagcacagcataaaccaCTTTAATAACTAGAATGAGAGAGGGAATGTGGcttccctctctccagccttcGTCACTCACATAGCAgcttattttcttattatatcGGGCATAACATTTGTTTCTTATTTGCGTGACAAAAATTCCATATGAATTTCATAGATTTTGGCATAAACATGTAGCTTTTATGCAATTAGCAGTGATTCCAGCTTAATTAAGTTGTGTGAttgaacaaaaaaaacccaacacacacatacacagagacagaaaaagaattgCACATATTTGAGGCCCCAAAGAGAAGTCTACACAAACTCAGGCATAGCCCCAGGCTGAGTCATTAACCAAACTATCCTTCTGGAAAAAGAGTGTTTGGGGCAGTGCACTGGAAATATAATTATAGGCTCTTTTCTCTATCTGGAAACAATGAGTGTGGTAGCACTTTTGTGGAGACCGTGACCATTGGAACATTTGTGTTGGCAGTATATAAACCAGCTAATTGATTTCAAATGTTTCaactcttgtttttttaaataccatCATGCCACGGATATGGTATGTTTAACATCTACATATGTTGCTTTCAGATGTCTGAATTTTGAGCTCTATTTTGGTCTTTCCAAATCTAATAAAATCTAAGAAACTATCAAAGAAGTGTGCACGAAACTTATCTACACCTTCATAGAAAAGCTGTAGTTTATGCTTATTTTCAaatgaaagtaaagaaaaaaagagcatgaaGGAGGGAGGGTGAAGCAAGAAAAGATGAGGCACAGTACATGGAAGGAAAAAGCGCAAGGGcgtggggagaagagagggagggagaaaagaaaggaaggaagactggAGGAAAGTAACTGCCTTTTCTGCACTGGGAGAGTACACTGAAGTCACAGAATAATTTGCAATGACAAAGGAAGCACATGTTTGCCACATGTGCTGGTTAGTTAGAAGGAGGAACCTCCTCTGAAGAATGGGCCAGATCAGATTGAATTAGTGTTGGAcggcccagctcactgtaggtgTGCTGGGATGGATAAGAAAGGTAGCCAACTGTAttaggcaggaggaagagaactgatttcatatacatatacatatatacattttgatgATGATATAGTAAATATATGAATTTACTATAAAGGGAATTGACTATagtggcttacaggctatggTCCAAGTAGTCCAGCAATGACTGTCTCCTGAAGGGAAAGCCAAGGATCTGGCTGTCCCATTCTGCTCCTAAAGTCCCAGAGACATCCTAGAGAACTGCTGGCAGTACAATGGCATCCTGAAGAAGTAGATTCTAGCACCAGTGAAGCAAAGTAATGCCTCTGGAACAGGGTAAGTGAACTTGCTAGTGAGAGTGAGGACAAGAAGGCAAAAGGCAAaggcttcctttttccatgtccttttatgtagACCTCACCAGCAGGTGTGGCTAAGATCAGCATGGGACTGCCTGCAGAATGATCCAGGCTAGAAAATCCTTCAGAGCCGTACCCAGTggcttgagttttagttaattctggatgtagtcaagttgcccattgtttcttctttctccattgtTATTTGATGGATTCAGTGGAACACAGCACTTCCCAGACTGTTATGACCATCTATACTTTGTATCTCTTTATTGGTTCTTTTCTGTCTTCACTTAAAGAGTCAAGAATTTTCCAAgttcaaaaatacataaaatcagaAATAGTGTCTAGTCTAGTCTGTATGCACAGTGTTGGACACAAGAGAAAGCTATTTTAAGTAAAAGGTTGGAGAGGTGCCTCTGAAGGTATTTGCTGTTCTTGAAGAAGACCTGGATTTCATTTCGAGTACCCACATGGAAGCCCAGACCAATCTTTAAGTCCAGTTCCAGTGACTCTAAcacccctttctggcctccacatgaactACATGCACAGGTTGCACATATctatgtgcagacaaaacactcatacataaaataaaaattaaaacaatacaaTTTAGGTAATAGGTAAATTATCTGTTGACTATCTAGGTGGGCAAGGATTAAAAACAGGGTAAGAGCTGTATGTTGAGCTGTCCCACTTCCATGGTTCTTTCCTGTCAATAAACATGTTCGCTCAAGTACTACGGGATCCTCAAGAAGTTCTGTGAAAGTTTGTGGAGCTGCCTGGAGTGCTGAGACAGTGGCTAAAGTTCCCCAGATTATCACATACATTTAAGAGCAGCACTAACCTCTCTAGAATAAAATGCTGACAAAAAAAGTGAGCAACTGGGGCATTATTTAAAATTTCCAAAATACACTACTAAATATATTCAGTTATAGATATTCTATTAGAATCATTACAAAACACCGTAATGTTGTTTATTCTATTCATGTGTTAGAGGAAGATGGACGAAAGTGCCGGAAAGAAAAAGGCTAAGATACAAAGTAAAGAAACCCCACCACGTTTGTTTGTTAGCGATCATGTGCTGACCGAGGGCAGCATTGAGCTGTGCTGTGTTAGGTGTGATTCCCTCATGGTGCAAAATGCTTAGAATCCTTTTAGAGGGCttatgaaaacacaaatacaagTAAGCAGGTGGCTCATTAGGTTTTGCACTTTAGCACCTTGGCATCAACATTTCCATGATCTGTTTTTCAGCTAATCTGCTTTTAAACACTGACATTAGGACAGTgcatatttttagaaaatttctaGCTATGTAAGAAGGCAATGCGCTACTTATATTGGTTTCTGATGGACACGtttgtaatttatttcaaaatgattGATTACTTCTGTTGGAAGACTTTGACTCTGGCTTCATCCATCTTTTGATTTTTACCACCATCTAGTGGTAACACTGTAAAATTTCCCCTCAATTCACATAGTGTAAAGAATCATACTCAATAAAACgcaatggaactagaaaaactgCTCTGTATCTTTCTAGGGTTTGCGATCTAGCCCATGACacagtaaaaattatttttggaaaGTATAATACCTCTATGGAAAGAATGTGGTAGAAAAACATGAACAGGGAGAGAAATTACGCATTAAAAttgaaatgaatatttattattattattgcgtGTCTATATATGTAGATGTGTATATGCATTTGGGACAGAggttatggaggtcagaggacaacatgttaaagtcagttctcttcttccacttcttGGTTCAGGACATGTGCTCAGGTTGCCAAGCTTGTACAGCGAGGGCTTTTACCTACTGAACTATAATGGACTCTAAATTACATGTCCAAATATATGCACTACTGAAATAGAAAACAATGATTTCTACACATTTATAATCTTTTAAGAGGTGAATACAAGCTTATGATTGTATTGTCTTCATAACAAGATCAGTTTAGAACTGGATCACCTGGCCCTTTCTCTTCTTATTGCTTCCCAGTTCAAAGTGCCTGCATCTCTTAATAGCCAGCATCCTCTTTGATCTGCAGTTGGGCTCAACACACTCAAGTCTCAGCACAAtcatctttgtagttttatcctTTTTGCCGAAAATAGGCTTAGTCTGCCCACCATAACTGCTCTGTTTCCTGTCATAGCGCCGCTTTCCCTGGGCAGACAAAGAATCCTTACCCTTCTTGTACTGTGTCACTTTGTGGGGGTGGTGCTTGCCACATTTCTTGAAGAATGTCTGGCAGGTCTCAGGAACATTCACCATGTTGGCAGGAGTGATaggcacagaaagaaagaggcaaGGCCAGCAACAGAAGTTCCACATTCATCatttttacttgaaaaaaaattatcaataaacTCCTGTCTAGTTTCCCTATTTAGGTTTACATTGTGTGGTGTTAAGATTTTTAGaaaccacctttaatcccagcactaggaaggcagaggcaggtggatctctgtgagtgcgaggctagcctggtctacagagtgaggttccaggaaaggcgcaaagctatacagagaaaccctgtctcgaaaaacttaaaattaaaaaaaaaaaaaaaaagatctttagAAACCACATGAGCTATTCTTGTCATCACTATGAAAATCATCACACCAGTCACCAATGGGAAGACAGCAAGAACAGCTGTACCAATAATTGAACTGGACATGAGCACAAGCAGGGCATTCAGGGGCTCCACAGGTACACTGTCAATAAAAACTCTTATTAACTCTGCCTAGAAGTCATCAATTTCAAGGGTACTTTGGCAGAAATCGTTCCAACCCTTGGATACATACTTCCTGCTCTGAATACTCTTTGTTTCATACTGGGAGACCTGTGTCAACTGCCTCTTGGATTTGCTGCAGACTGtcctgtagttggaaggtttcctgtgtcctgcctggcccatggttgggacaaatctcttacCTACAATCCTGCAGCcttgtataaaataatcacccagaggcttctattaattataactgcttggccattagctcaggcttattactgactagctcttacacttaatttaacccataattctcatctatgtttagccatgtggcttgataccttttctcagttctgccttgtcaccttgcttcctctgtgtctggatggcaactcctgactcagccatcctcttctcagaattctactcatctgcctgccctgcctatactttctatctggctactggccaatcagcattttatttatcaaccaatcagagaaacacatattaacAGCATaaagaacgacatcccacagcactgtccaATAAATAACAGGTCACAACTAAAGGCAGCCTCCTAAATGCTCAAGAGTTTTGGCATCAAATCCAGTGTATACGTCTGATTCTAAGGGAAGAAATTTTGAAAGAGCCATGAAAATGGAAATGCAAGGGAAGAAATTAGCCAGGTAGAGCCTCATAAAATCAATAATTACTGCCTTTGCTTATTTCTAGGAATCTTTGCATTCAAACATCTGCTACAAACACTATGTTTTCTTTGCATATGTTTGATTTATTTGGCCCATTCTTTAGAAATAGATTATAAAACAAATCACAATATCCTAAGGAATATAGAAAATAGTTATAGTAACTTCTTTGAGCAGGTAAATACAGACATGATAAACTGACAGAGTAATAAATGTCATCTAAAATTTTCTCTCATCTCATATGAAGTTCTTTTgacttatttgttgttttttttttagtttgttttcctaTGGCATTGTTTAATGCATTTCACATATTCATGATCTTGGAAAGTTTTGAACTTACCATTTTTCCCTAACAATCTACAGATCTATTGCTCAGTTAATTAACTATAGTAAATATATGCTAAGGTTCTGACAGTAAAAGATGaagacaagccaggcagtggtggtgcacacctttaatcccagcactcaggaggcagaggtagttgaGTCTCTgtaagttaaaggccagcctggtctacagatcaagttccaggacagccagggctacacagaaaaactctgtcttaaaaaaaaaaaaaaaccacgaaaaaatttttaaaaaaagatgaagataAATCTTATTCTCCTTAATATCACCTGCTCTACAGATATcttataattatatcataatttaATTTTGAGTTTTTCTGATAATTGCATTTGCATATATAAATGTGGACTGTGTCTTTAAATGATTTTAGGTCCTCATGAAAGTAAATCTGGTCTTATTATTGTGGATTGAACACGTAAGGATTTACTTCCTGCTCATAACAGGAAACTTGTAGGTCTTAACCACGGGTTCTGTAAAGGATGCTGAGTTTGAGTAAGCCCCAGGACAGTGGCTCTGCTGCCTCTTGTGTTTGTCCTCTATGACTGAGTGGATAACAGACGATCCCCATTTTCTTTTGTGCATTATTGGAGATGGTGTAGAGTAGCCATCTGGAAGAACACAAGCTCAGCAATCCTAGCTTCAGCTTACACTGTGTTTTGTGACTGAAGTCCCATCTCTCCTGACTCTCACTGTCTGATTTAACTGGTTTCTCTGGGGTGTCACATGAAGAAACAGTGTTTGCCCCTTTTCTCAATCTCCATAATTTGAATTACCTTGTATATTCTAATTTGTCAATCAGTAGATGTTATGATTTTTTAGTACTGTAGAAGTTCCACATTTATGTGACCAGTTGatgttatcttttctttcttctagtaTGTAAATAATACTTGTTTGAGTGTATTTACTACAATTTCATGAAGATTGATAGAGGgctagaagaaaaattcccattttttttctgcacacacacacaaaaatgcttCTCCTTGTGAATTAAAAGTTGAAGGGGATTTCTTACTTAGTTTACCACACCCTTGAGATTCAGTCCCAttgtttattgaaaattttaattctaaCTTGATATTTATGATAATTTAAACAtactcattatttttatttctattttatgtgtataggtgttttgcctgtggaggctggcagaaggcatcagattcaaTGTGAGTGgagttatagaaggttgtgagccaccatgtgctagTAATCAAACCCAGTTCCTCTACTAGTACAACCAGTGCTTTTTAATGGCTGTCCACTTATGAAGATTTTACTGCCAGGAATTGTATTTAGTACAACTCTTCAAACaatatatttgtaattttttcttattttgaacaATTTCAGACATTCAGAAAAGTTGTAACTCTAGAACATAAAATTTTCAGGAAGCTTTACTTCAGATCccttaattttaagtttttttttatcctttccaTTTCCACACAGATACagatcccccccccacacatacagagagagagagagagagagagagagagagagagagagagagagagagagagcactcctattgtttcccctctcctttcatatcacacacacatgcaagactTTTTGTATCTATATAAAACTTAGGTCCACAAATGAGAGGAAATGTGGGCCATTTTTCCATCTTAGTCTGACCTAATTCACTCAGTATGACAATCTTCATTTGCctcatttttttcctaaatagataattttattcttcattatgGGTCAATAAAATTTCAAGTATGTATCACATCTTCCCTTCTGCTGctccacttcttcctcttcttcatcttctgagacaaggtttcacataGTTGgcactggccttgaacctgctacATAGGCCAAGGAAGGTCTGTAACTCCCAACTTTCCTGCCTCCAattccctagcactgggactacaggtgttcACATCATGCATGGGTtgtgtggttctggggattgaaacaTGCCAAGTATTTATCCATTCCTTTTTTGGCAAACTCTTCAGTTGGCTCCTTAgcttagctgttgtgaatagtgctgcagtGAATTACCTCTGTGGTATTTTACCTTGGAGTCCTTTGGACAAATAAAGTAGTGGCTTCTTTTTCAGCCAGTCTTTCAGTTGAAGTATTTGCAATGTTCAAGTGAGAGTATTTTGTAGTAGCCCTCCAGGACTCTTTTACCCCCATGGACTGGAGGAATTCAGCAGTCAAACCAGACTTGGCTGCACATCACATCTGCTGGACGGTCTTagtgtttaaatatttaatatccaGTTAAAATGGTCCCCTTAACTTTAGTACCTGGGAGAGGGAGCATAGAAGAACAAGGACAGTAGAATAGTCACAAAGATGTTGACATTACATCTGTTAAGGCCCAGTATGGGAAAACTTTTTCCTTTTGGTCAAGTGGGTGAAATCTCTGGCATAAATAGAGACCTAACATTCCTGTTAAGAAGGTCAAAGACATAGTTAAGCCACTACCTCTCAGAAAGGCAGAATCATCCCTAGGAAGGTAGGTGTACCTTAAGTTATGCTAAAACAGTGGGAAGAATAATTAATCTTTAATGAGATAATATATTTTTCCTTCCAAGAATTCCAACCCTCTCAGCACAGTCCTTATAATTCTTCATGAGATTCTGCTGAGTTGGTCTGCCTTTTGGAGTAATGCCCCAGACAggtgcttctttctttctttctttctttctttctttctttctttctttctttcttccttccttccttcctttttttcttccttccttcctttttttcttccttccttctttccttctttctttctttctttctttctttctttctttctttctttctttctttctttctttctttctttctttctttctttctttctttctcctcctcctcctcctccttcctctctctccctctcttcctctctgtgtgtgtgtacatgtatgcacacatgtgcacatgtttatttatctatgatttattatttatttattttcctggcCAGACCCTACAAATGCT includes:
- the LOC131896849 gene encoding large ribosomal subunit protein eL42-like — protein: MVNVPETCQTFFKKCGKHHPHKVTQYKKGKDSLSAQGKRRYDRKQSSYGGQTKPIFGKKDKTTKMIVLRLECVEPNCRSKRMLAIKRCRHFELGSNKKRKGQVIQF